The genomic window TTCAACCTGGCGAGCATCGCGGGTTACATAACCGGCTTCACGCAGCGCAGGACGCAGGTCTTCATTGTAGACCATCAGCGCACGGGTAATACCGTGACGAATCGCCCCAGCCTGTGAAGAACCACCACCGCCTTCAACAGTGACGTAGACGTCAAACTGGTTAAGCGTATCGGTAAGTTCCAGCGGCTGGCGAACCACCATACGACCGGTAACGCGACCAAAGTACTGATCCAGTTCGCGGTTATTCACGGTGATCTTGCCGGAACCCGGCTTCAGGAAAACACGGGCGGTGGAAGTCTTGCGGCGCCCGGTACCGTAATACTGCTGTGTCATGGCGAAGATTTCCTTAAATGTTCAGTTCAAGCGGCTGCTGTGCAGTGTGCGGATGCTCGGCGCCAGCATAGACTTTAAGTTTAGAGTACATGGCGCGACCTAGCGGCCCTTTCGGCAGCATGCCTTTGACAGCTGACTCAATGATACGCTCTGGCGCATGATCAAGCATCTTGTCAAACGTCATGGAGCGCAGGCCACCCGGGTAACCGGTGTGACGGTAGTAAGTCTTGGCCTTGGCCTTGTTACCCGTGACATGTACTTTCTCAGCGTTGATGACGACAATGTAGTCACCAGTATCAACGTGAGGTGTAAATTCGGGCTTATGCTTGCCACGCAGGCGGCGAGCAATCTCGGTTGCCAGACGACCGAGCGTCTTGTCCGTAGCATCGACAACATACCAGTCGCGCTGGACGGACTGCGGCTTAGCACTGAACGTCTTCATGGATGAAATCACCAATTAAAGTTGATTGGGTATCTGTGTCCTTTGATCAGGCCAGATACCATCCCTATTTTTTTTGGTTGCTAAAATGTGCACTGTTGCCTGCACATCACAACAACATCAAGCGAGGCGGCATCTTACAGGAGTCGCCCGTACAAGTTAACCCTCAGCCCGATTTTTTTATCCAAGGTCAGCCCATGCAAGCCTTCAGGGCTTGTGCGCCAGCGCCAAATAATCATGTGACTGCATTTCCTGCAGACGTGACAGCGTTCGCTGAAACTCAAAGTTCAGCCTGCCGTCGGTATACAATTCATCAATCGGCACTTGGGCTGACATCAGCAACTTAACGCCACGGTCATAGAACTCATCCACCATATTGATAAAGCGCCTGGCCTGGTCTTCGTTACTGGCGCCCATCTGATTGACATTGGAAACCAGTACAGTGTGGAATTCCCGGGCAAGCTCAATGTAGTCATTCTGGCTACGCGGGCCATCACAGAGCTCCAGAAACTCGCACCAGAGCACGTCATCATGCAGGCGCTTGGCCTTGATAGTACGATGATTCACCTCCAACGGAACGTCCACCTCCCCTTCGTGGCCGGAGATTTCGCGGAAACTGCGCAGCAGTTCGACTTCCGCCGCTTCATCCAGTGGGGAATGGAATATTTCGGCGCGTTCGAGGGCTCGCAGACGGTAATCAATCCCTGAATCAACATTAACTACCTCACAGTGTCGGTTCAAAAGATCGATAGCAGGTATGAAACGCGCTCGCTGCAAGCCGTCCTTGTATAGGTCATCGGGAACGATATTTGAGGTAGCCACCAACACCACCCCCTTCTCGAACAAGGCTTCAAGCAGATTGGCCAGTATCATGGCATCGGTAATGTCCTTGACAAAAAATTCGTCAAAGCAGATGACGCGCGCCTCGGCGGCAAACTTTCCTGCAATCAGCTGAAGAGGATTCTTTTCACCCTTATAGTGATTAAGCTCATTGTGAACTCGCTGCATGAAGCGATGAAAATGAGTACGCATCTTGTCAGCAAATGGCAGAGACTCATAAAAAGTATCCACCAGATAAGTTTTCCCTCTCCCGACCCCTCCCCAAAAATAAAGTCCTTGGAAAGCGGGCTCGTTAGCCAAGGAAGAGTTACTGGCACTACCTTTCCCGAACCAGCTTGTCAGGCGCGCTTTGACACCTTTGCCACCAGCAGGTGCCGAGGGCTGCGGCCGAGCCGTCACCAAGTCATCATACAGCCGTTGCAGATGTTCAACAGCGGCTTGCTGAGCAGCATCATACTGAAAATCATCACGCTGCAGATCAGCACGATACCGTTCTATGGGGGGTGCAAGTCTTGTCACAGTGTCTCCATAGGCAACAGGTCAGTGGTTACTGGCTTGGCCAGCCTTGGCAGCACCAGCGGCAGTCCATTTTGTTACCAGCCATTTTAATGGCAAGAGTTTATACGCTGGCGTCTGATAACGCACATCATGGATTGACCTCAACGTCTTGATGGCGACTATAATAGCTCGGTAACCAATTGATGGGCCGTTCTAATCGGCGCATTGTATTCCCAGACGTTAGGAGATAAGTGTGCAAGCAAGTTCTGAACTGATATTTGCTCTGTCAGGCGTCATGGTAGGCATTATTCTTGGTGTTTTCGGCTATCGTTTGCTCAGCAGAAATCATCGTGAAAGTAACCTGATGCAACAGAAGCTACTGGAAAGCGAACGCCAGGTTGAGGAGCTCAAAGCGCGCATGGGAACCCATCTGCTTGATGCCCATCAGCATATTGACACTTTGCGAACTACCGCACACCAGCTTGAACAACAGCTGGCACAGGAAGCCCGATACTGGCAGCTGGATGATGAAAAGCTCCAACGTCTGAATCTGAGCGACGCCATTCAAAAGGGCTCATCAGAGCCTTCGATTCTAAAAGCAGCGGACAGCACCCTGGAAGCCGGTGTACCCCGCGATTATGCTGACGGCAAAAGTGGCACTCTTTCAGAAGACTTTGGCCTGAAAGAACGCGAGCAGACGCCTCAGCCACCTCGCTACTGAACCAGTGTTATTTATAAGTGAATCATTGATAGGTGAATCATAGCTGAACTGGCTAGCACCCTCAGCGCCAGTTCAGCTCCTTCATTGCCTTCACGTCATGCGGGGTTATCAATATCCACAAAGCGGTGCTCTATCGCAAACCGAGACGCTAACCATTCACCCAGCGCTTCAACCCCATAGCGCTCAGTCGCATGATGCCCGGCCGCAAGATAATGGATACCCATTTCCCGCGCCAGATGTGTTGTTCGCTCGGAAATTTCACCTGAAACAAACGCCTGGGCACCTCCTTCAAATGCCTGAATAATCATGTCCTGCGCACCCCCTGTACACCAGGCAATTCGCTCAATACGCTTGGCTCCGGCGGCTGATTCAATCGTTAACGGTGCACGGTTCAACACCTTTTCCGTTTGGTCTTCAAGCTCTGCCAAGGTGCATGGTTTTGCTGTATGCCCAAGCCATAGCAGGCCTTCGCCCTGCTCTCCGTCTAGGCAACATTCAAACTGCCAGCCAAATCGCTTGGCAAGTTGGGCATTGTTACCCAGCACAGGATGCGCATCGAGAGGCAGGTGATAGGCCAACAGATTGATATCATTGGCTAACAAGGTGCGAATCCGGCGCTGCTTCATACCGGTCAATGCAACGGGTTCGTTTTTCCAGAAGTAACCATGATGAACCAGAACTGCATCAGCCTGCCATTCAACGGCTTCATCCAGCAGTGCCTGACAGGCCGTCACCCCGCTAAGCAATCGTCGTATCTCACCGCGCCCTTCTATCTGCAGGCCATTAAGCGTGTAATCCTTGAAGTCAGGTGCCTTAAGCTCCTGATCACAGGCCGCTACCAAGCGTTCACGTTCAATCATTGCGCTATTCTCACTCCTGCTACGTTGAATCATAGGGTTTAGCCTAAACGAACATTACGTCAATCAGCATCGCTAAACTTACTTTTTTGCTATGCACAAATCCCCCTTGATGTAATGTTATGATACTTACTTTAAATCGCAGCAGCTGTCGCGGTTAGTCAAAGCGGGCTGTGGTTCAACACTATTTTCAACCAGGCTTTAACTGCAAGGAAGAATTCATGCACCGCTATGTAACGCTGTATATTGGCCCTGTTATCATTGGCATATTACTGGCGGTGTTACTGTTGGCGTTGTTTCCTGAGCAGATTCCTAACCCTTTTACTCCGCAGGAACGCACTACCACCACGCCGCCGTCTGAAGGCAGAGCCTTTGTCTCGACCGTCGGCTCTGACCGCAGCCCTCCAAAGCGCCCCATACCGGAGATCACCCAGGCTGAACCGCTAAACCGTGATACAGGCCCCGTCAGCTATTCCCATGCGGTCAACACAGCCGCACCCGCTGTGGTTAATATCTATTCTTCACGGGTAGTCAACCGCGACGACCACCCCTTGCGTTCCGACCCTTTTTTCGAACAGTTCTTTAATGGCGATGATGCCACCAGCCAGCAGCGCATGCTATCCAGTCTCGGCTCTGGCGTTATCGTCAGCCCAGATGGCTATGTGTTGACAAACCACCATGTCATCAATGGAGCTGACAAAATTCAGGTCGCGTTACGCGATGGACGCGAATCAATTGCTGAAGTGATCGGCACTGACCCGGAAAGTGACCTGGCGGTGCTACGCATCCCCCTGGACAACCTGCCGGTGATCAAGCTTAGCAACTCAGAAAACACTGCCGTTGGGGATGTTGCTCTGGCCATCGGCAACCCCTTTGGCGTTGGCCAGACCGTAACCATGGGCATTATCAGCGCCACCGGTCGCAGCCATCTGGGCATTAACGCCTATGAAGATTTCATTCAGACCGATGCTGCTATCAATCCCGGCAATTCGGGCGGCGCCTTGGTTAACCCCAACGGCGCCCTAGTGGGTATCAATACCGCCATTTTTTCCCGCTCAGGTGGGTCACAGGGGATCGGCTTTGCCATTCCTGCCAACCTGGCCCATAGCGTGTTGAATGAACTGGTCACTCAAGGTCGGGTCATTCGTGGCTGGTTAGGTATCGAAGCGCAGACCCTGTCCAGAGAACTGGCCGCCTCCTTTGGGTTACGCAACCCCCAAGGCATGATCATTGCCGGTGCCATCAAAGGTGGCCCGGCGGACAAGGCGGGTTTGCAGCCAGGCGATGTATTGCTGGCCGTGGATGGTCAACCGGTACTTGATGCCCGCGCCACCATGAGCAATATTGCCGCCATCAAACCGGGCACTCGCCTACCCGTCACGATTGTCAGAAATGGGGAACGCCAGGATCTGACCCTTGAGGTAGCAGAACGCCCCATTCCCAGCGTACCGGTCGAAGAGCCAAGCGAACAGAACGCGGAAGAATAAGGCTCTATCGCCTAACCCCGAAAAAACACAGGCCACCCTAAGGTGGCCTGTGCTGTCTTGACAGTAAGTTTGACTAAGTGCTTGTCACCTTAGCGCTTGAGACGATACTCCGCAGAGCGAGCATGGGCCGTCAGTGACTCACCCCTGGCCAGCACTGACGCCACCTCGCCCAGGGTACTGGCGCCATCAGCCGAACAATGAATGATCGACGAACGTTTCTGGAAGTCATACACGCCAAGCGGCGATGAAAAGCGCGCCGTGCCAGAGGTCGGCAGCACATGATTTGGGCCGGCGCAATAATCACCCAGCGCTTCTGCCGTATAACGTCCCATAAAAATCGCACCGGCGTGGCGAATCTCGGGCAGCCAGGCGTCTGGGTCGCTCACTGAAAGCTCCAGGTGCTCGGGGGCAATCCGGTTGATCAATGTCAGGGCTTCCTGCTGGTTCTCACATTGAATCAGGGCACCCCGCTTGCGCATTGAGGCACGCACAATCTCATGGCGCTCCAGCGTTGGCATCAGGCGTTCAATGGCTTCTTCGACCGCATTCAGATGCTCCTCATCCCAGCTGACCAAAATCGCCTGGGCGTCTTCGTCGTGCTCCGCCTGGGAAAACAGATCCATGGCAATCCAGTCAGGATGGGTCTGGCCGTCACAGATCACCAGAATCTCTGACGGTCCAGCGATCATATCGATCCCAACCTGACCAAATACCGCACGTTTGGCAGTTGCCACGTAGATATTGCCGGGGCCCACAATCTTATCGACCCGTGGAACGCTTTCGGTGCCGTAGGCCATGGCGGCAACCGCCTGGGCGCCACCAATGGTAAAGACGTAGTCCACACCGGCCAAGTAAGCGGCCGCCAGCACCATATCGTTGAGAATGCCGTCCGGGGTGGGTACCACCATGACGATTTCCCTGACCCCGGCCACATGCGCCGGAATCGCGTTCATCAACACTGATGACGGATAGGACGCCTTACCTCCGGGCACGTAAATCCCCGCCCGATCAAGCGGCGTCACCTGCTGGCCCAAGACAGTCCCGTCGTCTTCTGTGTACTGCCAGGATGACGGTTTCTGATGCTCGTGATAGCGACGAATACGCTCGGCGGCAGCCGCCAGTGCCTCGCGCTGGTCAGCCGGTAGCGCATGATAGGCGGTTTCCAGCTGCTCCTGCGACAGACACAGCTCCTGCATGGAGGATACCGATAGGCGGTCAAAGCGATTGGTCGCTTCAACAACGGCCGCGTCGCCGCGCTGCTTGACCTGGTGAAGGATATCTTCCACGCGCTGCTGGACAGCGCGATCTGAAACGCCTTCCCAGTCCAGCAAGGCGTCAAGGCGCTGATCAAAATCGGCGTCACGGGTCGCAAGACGTGCCACCGATGACATACTCATGGTTTCGCTCATGGCTACCTCGCTCATGGATAACGGATTCGCTCTCGTGGATCAGTTGCTGACAGCCGTACTTTGACGATCAACGACCGCCGCTCGCAGGCGCTCAATGAGCGGCTTGATCTGACGGTGCTTCATGGTCATGGCGGCCTTATTGACAACCAACCGGGTGCTGATAGTTGCGATCAGCTCGCGTGGCTCCATGCCGTTAGCTCGTAGGGTATTACCGGTATCCACAATATCGACAATTTCATCCGCCAGGTTCATCAAGGGGGCAAGCTCCATGGCGCCGTACAGCTTGATCACCTCGGCCTGAATACCCTGCTCGGCATAGTAGCGCCGTGCAACGTCGACAAACTTGGTGGCCACGCGGCGACGGGCATGCCCTGGCAATTCTCCCTTGATACCAGCGGTCATCAGCTTGCAGCGGGCAATTTCCAGATCCAGTGGCTCATAAAGCCCCTGCTCACCATGCTCAAGCAGGACATCCTTGCCAGCCACCCCAAGGTCGGCGGCCCCTAGCTGTACATAGGTGGGCACATCGGTCGCCCGGATAACAACCAGCTTCACCTCAGGCAGATTGGTATCAAATAACAACTTGCGACTTTTACCCAGATCTTCAAGAGGGGTAATGCCAGCGTCGGCCAATAGCGGCAAGGTTTCCTGCAGAATTCGCCCTTTGGAGAGCGCTAGAATCAATTGCTTACTCATCTTGGTTGCCAATGGTTAGTGCATGACTCAGCCCGGAATACGACGAATGCGCGCCCCTAACTGCTGAAGTTTTTCCTCGATGCATTCGTAACCACGATCAATGTGGTAAATGCGATCTACCAGCGTGTCTCCCTCTGCCATCATGGCGGCAATTACCAGCGACGCCGAGGCGCGCAGATCGGTGGCCATCACGGGCGCTCCCGAAAGCTTTTCAACGCCGTTGATCAGTGCCGTATTGCCTTCAAGTGCAATATCAGCCCCCATGCGGTTGAGTTCCTGAACGTGCATGAAACGATTTTCAAAAATGGTCTCAACGACTCTGGAACTGCCATCAGCAACCGCATTCATGGCCACAAACTGGGCCTGCATATCGGTTGGAAAAGCCGGATAAGGCGCCGTCCTCAGATTGACAGGTTTAGGGCGCTGGCCGTGCATATCCAGGGCAATCCAGTCATCTCCGGTGGTGATGGATGCGCCGGCTTCTTCAAGCTTGGCAAGCACAGCTTCAAGAATATCCGCGCGGGTCCGGGTGACCTTGACGCGCCCACGGGTCATCGCAGCGGCGACCAGAAAGGTACCGGTTTCAATCCGGTCTGGCATCACATCATGTTCGCAGCCGTGCAGACGCTCGACACCGTCAATCACGATAGTATCCGTACCGTGCCCGCGAATCTGCGCGCCCATCTTGATCAGGCACTCGGCCAGATCCACCACTTCAGGTTCCCGCGCGGCGTTTTCAAGTACCGTCGTGCCATCTGCCAGGGTCGCCGCCATCAACAGATTTTCGGTACCGGTCACCGTCACCGTATCAAAGAAAATCGTCGCGCCCTTAAGACGCTTATCAACCCGGGCACGAATATAGCCATTTTCCACGCGAATCTCGGCACCCATGGCCTCCAGGCCGCGAATATGCAGATCAACCGGGCGTGACCCGATTGCACAGCCCCCCGGAAGAGAGACGTCAGCATGGCCGAAATGTGCCAACAGAGGGCCAAGCACCAGAATGGACGCGCGCATTTTCTTGACCAGCTCATAGGGCGCATGACAATCGGTTACCTGAGAGCCATCAAGCTGAATGGTCATTCTATCGCCCATGACCGGCTCAACGCCCATTCTGCCCAGTAGCTCCAGGGTGGTGGTAATATCCTGCAGATGAGGCAGATTACCAATGACCACAGGACCATCGGCCAGCAGGCTGGCACATAAAATTGGCAAGGCCGCATTCTTGGCACCGCTGGCCCACACCTCACCGTCAACTACGCCATTGCCTGTAATCAGTAACTTATCCATAGAATCTGCCGTTATTGGGCGCTTTCAGGCGCACTTTCCCACTGCGTCGGTGTAAACGTCTTGATACTGATGGCGTGTAACGCACCCGACGCTATCTCGTCGCTAAGAGCACCATAAACCAGCTGCTGACGCTTGACCGGCGTCAGGCCGTCAAAAACATTCCCGACGGCCGTTACCTGAAAATTGCAGCCTTCGCCCTGAATGAAAAACTCACATTCTTCAAGACGAGACTCCAGCAAGGCCTTCACTTCACTCGGTTGCATTAGCAAACTCCTGTTGAAAACAGCATAAAATCAAGGCTTATGATAAAGAAAAGCAACCGCTTTGGCGATTGCTCCATTGCATTAGACACTATTACTGCTGCTAGCGAGTCAGAATTGAATTCATGCAGCGCCTGCGGGAGGTGCAGAAAATTTCAGCAAGGTTTCCAACTCTGCCAAGTCAGCCAGCCGACGCAACGGCGCCGACAAGTCAACCGAAACAATATTGAAGGAATATTGGCGACTGATGCGCATCCATTCCAGCAGCACGCTAAGCGCCGCACTGCTGGCCTTGTCGACCCCTTCAAAACTGATACGCAGTTCACGGCTGCTGGTGTTGGCCAGCCACTGGCTGCCAGCCGCCGCTAGTGCGGCGGCCGTCGTTGCGTCCACACCGCCGCTTACCCACAGAGTATCGCCGCGCTGTTCCAGCTCCACCCCCTGATGCGAGAAAAGCTTATTCACGCGCTTCCGCCTTCTTCCAGCTCATCAACGCCCACTGCAGGCGACCAGTTATCAATGACCGCATCATAATCGCGGTTATTGTCACGCATGGCCTGATCAAACTGGTTGCGGAACGTCAGTCCGAGATTGATGCCGTTGACAATGACATTAACGACTCGCCACTCACCATCAGAAAGACGAAGGCTGTAGCTGACGGGATAGATAGTGCCATCATTCGCCACGATTTCCATATCCACGCTGGCTTGGTCTTCATAACGCTGGGCACGCTGGTTGTCCAGAACACGGATCTCATCGTAGTCAAATGTCACCAGACCCTGGGTGTAGGTATCGATTAGGGTCTGGCGGAAAACTTTTACAAACTTACTGCGCTGCTCCGGGGTCGCATTGCGAAAGTAGCTACCCATGACGCTTGCCCCGATATAGCGAAAATCAGCCACATTCTCCAGATTTTCGTCGACAAGCTTTTTCAACTCATCAACGTTATTGGCGTAATAGTCTTTGCGCGATTCCAGCTCACCCATAAAGGTGTCGATATTATTACGCACAACTTCTTCTGGCCCCATGGATTGAGCCTGAGCCGTTGGCGCAAGCGCCAGCAGGAGAGCAAATAAGGCTGCCAGCCATACGATTGGCTTACGAAATCCGTTGTCACTTACTATCATCATGCTGTTCCTTTTCAATTACTGATTCACGCAGTGTCATTTATGGAAAATAAGACACTGCGTAGCGTCAACCGTTCGCCATACTCGACACAAACTGCTGTATCAATTCTTCCAGCACCAAGGCTGACTGGGTATCACGTATGGTTTCCCCATCTGCCAACATCTCCGGGTCACCACCAATGCTCAGGCCAATATACTGCTCACCCAACAGGCCAGCCGTCAGAATCGCGGCGGTTGAATCACGGCTGATCTGCCCTTCAAGATCACTGTTGAGCTTCATGACAACCCGAGCATCGTACCATTCGGTATCCAGCTCAATGGATTCCACCCGCCCTACGGTAACGCCTGCCATGGTGACCCGCGCACGCGGTTTCAGGCTACCGATATTGGCAAAGTTGGCTTCGAGGTGAAATGTCTGCGTTGAAGAAGTGAGCGACAGGCCACTGACCCTCAAGCCTAGAAAAATCAGCCCGACAATACCGGCCAACATGAAAAGTCCAACGCCCAACTCCATGGTTTTACTGCGTTTCATGTATTTTCTCCAACGTTAAAGGCCGCCAAACATCACGGCGGTCAAGACAAAATCCAACCCTAGTACTGCCAGCGACGAATACACCACGGTGCGGGTTGTAGCGCGTGAAATACCTTCGGAGGTTGGCACCAGGTCATATCCCTGAAAAACGGCAATCCAGGTCACCACCACAGCAAACACCATGCTTTTGATCATGCCATTGCCCACATCATTCAAGAAGGTAACGCTGGCCTGCATGTTGCTCCAGTAAGAGCCTTCAAATACGCCCAGCCATTGCACACCCACCAGATAACCGCCCCAGACCCCTACAACGCTGAAACCAACAGTAAGAATCGGCAGCGATACAAACCCGGCCCAAAGACGAGGCGCTACCACACGGCGGAGTGGGTCGACCCCGATCATCTCCATGCTCGACAACTGTTCAGTGGCTTTCATCAGGCCAATTTCAGCGGTCAAGGCTGAGCCCGCTCGGCCCGCAAACAAGAGTGCCGCCACCACAGGCGCCAGTTCACGCAGCAAGGATAAGGCGACCATCTGGCCCAGCGCTTCCTCAGCGCCAAACTCAACGAGGATGGTATAGCCCTGGAGTGAAATCACCATGCCAATAAATAACCCGGACACCAGCACGATCGCCAACGACAAAACACCAACAAAATGCATCTGCTGCATCCATAGCCGCCAGCCTTCCCGCGAAGGAACACTGATCGCCGACTGACCAAGAAACAGGCCAGCCCGACCCAGGGCTTCCAACAGGTCGCATCCCTTGCGTCCCAGCCTGGTCACCCGTGCAAGGGCGTGGGAAAAGTTTGCATCCATCTAACCGATCCTTGTGGTTGCATCGTCATTAAGAATGTCGTCGTAAAACGGCTGTGCCGGATAGTGAAAGGGCACAGGCCCATCCGGCTGGCCATGCATAAACTGCTCGACCCGCGGATCCTGGTGCGTATCCAGCATCTGCGGTGTTCCGTGGGCGACAACCTCACCGTCAGCGATCAGATACAGGTAATCCGCGATACTCAAGGTTTCCTTGATATCGTGAGACACCACCACTGAGGTTAGTTCAAGCGCCTGATTAAGCCGCTTGATCAGCTGCACCAGCACCCCCATTGAAATAGGATCCTGGCCCACAAAGGGCTCGTCATACAGAATCAGCTCAGGGTCCAGGGCTACCGCACGGGCAAGGGCCACTCGGCGAGCCATGCCCCCGGAAAGCTCGGACGGCATCAACTCCCGAGCCCCTCTGAGGCCGACTGCCTGCAGTTTCAGAAGCACGATATCGCGCACCATGGCATCTGGCAGATTGGTATGCACCCGAAGAGGAAACGCCACATTTTCGAACACATCCAGATCGGAAAACAAAGCGCCGCTCTGGAACAGCATCCCCATGCGTTGACGCAGTTTGAACAACGCCTTCCTGGAGAGCGTATTGACATCCTGACCGTCGATCAGTATTCGCCCACTGTCTGGCGTTAACTGCCCGCCAATCAGCTTCAACAGGGTGGTTTTGCCCGTACCGCTCGGGCCCATGATGGCGGTGACTCTACCGCGAGGAATGGACATGTTCACACCACGAAAGATCTCGTGATCTCCTCGCGTAAAGTACAGATCCTGTATTTCAATAAAAGCAGTATCAGTCATATAAAACCCGGCACTCACCTTGTGCGCAGAAATCATCAGATACTTAACAACAGGTTAAGCGTGGCCAAGCATCTGACGTTGAAGGGCGTTCAAAAACGTTATCGAACATTGTATTCTAACTCAATTCAAAGATCCTGAAACGTCTATTGTCGCACGCAAGCGGGAATAAATATGCGGCCATCTGGCTGCAGATGTTAATATTGGATGCCTTCACTTACCGATCTGTGATCGTCAATTGAGTCACACCATGTCCCATGCGATACCCCCAACCACCAGCTTGATGCGTGAAAGCGCACTGCGTACGCTGCAGATAGAACAGGAAGCAATCGGTCATCTACAGGCCAAGCTTGACGAACACTTTGACCGCGCCTGCGAATTGATCCTGGCCTGTAAAGGGCGCGTGGTCGTCACGGGCATGGGCAAATCCGGGCATATTGCTGGCAAACTGGCCGCCACCCTGGCCAGCACCGGCACGCCCGCGTTTTTTGTCCATCCCGGAGAAGCCAGTCACGGTGACCTTGGCATGATTACCCGCAGCGATGTGGTCATTGCCCTGTCCAATTCTGGCGAAACCAGCGAAGTAACCGCCCTGCTGCCGCTTCTCAAGCGCCTGGGAGTGCCATTGATCAGCATGACCGGGCGAGCGCATTCCACCCTGGCGCGCCATGCTGATGCCCACCTTGACAGTGGCGTTGACCGGGAAGCCTGCCCTCTGGATCTGGCGCCGACCAGTTCCACAACAGCAGCGCTCGCCTTGGGGGACGCTCTTGCAGTGGCACTGCTTGAAGCACGGGGATTTACCGCTGAAGATTTTGCCCTTTCCCACCCAGGCGGTACCCTCGGCAAGCGCTTGTTACTGTGCGTCAAGGATGTGATGCACGACGGCGAACGCCTGCCTAGCATCCCCTTGGGCAGCCCATTACGGGATGCCCTGCTGGAAATCACCCGTAAGGGGTT from Halomonas sp. CH40 includes these protein-coding regions:
- the rpsI gene encoding 30S ribosomal protein S9; its protein translation is MTQQYYGTGRRKTSTARVFLKPGSGKITVNNRELDQYFGRVTGRMVVRQPLELTDTLNQFDVYVTVEGGGGSSQAGAIRHGITRALMVYNEDLRPALREAGYVTRDARQVERKKVGLRKARRRPQFSKR
- the rplM gene encoding 50S ribosomal protein L13, coding for MKTFSAKPQSVQRDWYVVDATDKTLGRLATEIARRLRGKHKPEFTPHVDTGDYIVVINAEKVHVTGNKAKAKTYYRHTGYPGGLRSMTFDKMLDHAPERIIESAVKGMLPKGPLGRAMYSKLKVYAGAEHPHTAQQPLELNI
- the zapE gene encoding cell division protein ZapE — encoded protein: MTRLAPPIERYRADLQRDDFQYDAAQQAAVEHLQRLYDDLVTARPQPSAPAGGKGVKARLTSWFGKGSASNSSLANEPAFQGLYFWGGVGRGKTYLVDTFYESLPFADKMRTHFHRFMQRVHNELNHYKGEKNPLQLIAGKFAAEARVICFDEFFVKDITDAMILANLLEALFEKGVVLVATSNIVPDDLYKDGLQRARFIPAIDLLNRHCEVVNVDSGIDYRLRALERAEIFHSPLDEAAEVELLRSFREISGHEGEVDVPLEVNHRTIKAKRLHDDVLWCEFLELCDGPRSQNDYIELAREFHTVLVSNVNQMGASNEDQARRFINMVDEFYDRGVKLLMSAQVPIDELYTDGRLNFEFQRTLSRLQEMQSHDYLALAHKP
- a CDS encoding DUF1043 family protein, yielding MQASSELIFALSGVMVGIILGVFGYRLLSRNHRESNLMQQKLLESERQVEELKARMGTHLLDAHQHIDTLRTTAHQLEQQLAQEARYWQLDDEKLQRLNLSDAIQKGSSEPSILKAADSTLEAGVPRDYADGKSGTLSEDFGLKEREQTPQPPRY
- a CDS encoding Nif3-like dinuclear metal center hexameric protein, which translates into the protein MIERERLVAACDQELKAPDFKDYTLNGLQIEGRGEIRRLLSGVTACQALLDEAVEWQADAVLVHHGYFWKNEPVALTGMKQRRIRTLLANDINLLAYHLPLDAHPVLGNNAQLAKRFGWQFECCLDGEQGEGLLWLGHTAKPCTLAELEDQTEKVLNRAPLTIESAAGAKRIERIAWCTGGAQDMIIQAFEGGAQAFVSGEISERTTHLAREMGIHYLAAGHHATERYGVEALGEWLASRFAIEHRFVDIDNPA
- a CDS encoding Do family serine endopeptidase, whose translation is MHRYVTLYIGPVIIGILLAVLLLALFPEQIPNPFTPQERTTTTPPSEGRAFVSTVGSDRSPPKRPIPEITQAEPLNRDTGPVSYSHAVNTAAPAVVNIYSSRVVNRDDHPLRSDPFFEQFFNGDDATSQQRMLSSLGSGVIVSPDGYVLTNHHVINGADKIQVALRDGRESIAEVIGTDPESDLAVLRIPLDNLPVIKLSNSENTAVGDVALAIGNPFGVGQTVTMGIISATGRSHLGINAYEDFIQTDAAINPGNSGGALVNPNGALVGINTAIFSRSGGSQGIGFAIPANLAHSVLNELVTQGRVIRGWLGIEAQTLSRELAASFGLRNPQGMIIAGAIKGGPADKAGLQPGDVLLAVDGQPVLDARATMSNIAAIKPGTRLPVTIVRNGERQDLTLEVAERPIPSVPVEEPSEQNAEE
- the hisD gene encoding histidinol dehydrogenase, which gives rise to MSETMSMSSVARLATRDADFDQRLDALLDWEGVSDRAVQQRVEDILHQVKQRGDAAVVEATNRFDRLSVSSMQELCLSQEQLETAYHALPADQREALAAAAERIRRYHEHQKPSSWQYTEDDGTVLGQQVTPLDRAGIYVPGGKASYPSSVLMNAIPAHVAGVREIVMVVPTPDGILNDMVLAAAYLAGVDYVFTIGGAQAVAAMAYGTESVPRVDKIVGPGNIYVATAKRAVFGQVGIDMIAGPSEILVICDGQTHPDWIAMDLFSQAEHDEDAQAILVSWDEEHLNAVEEAIERLMPTLERHEIVRASMRKRGALIQCENQQEALTLINRIAPEHLELSVSDPDAWLPEIRHAGAIFMGRYTAEALGDYCAGPNHVLPTSGTARFSSPLGVYDFQKRSSIIHCSADGASTLGEVASVLARGESLTAHARSAEYRLKR
- the hisG gene encoding ATP phosphoribosyltransferase — translated: MSKQLILALSKGRILQETLPLLADAGITPLEDLGKSRKLLFDTNLPEVKLVVIRATDVPTYVQLGAADLGVAGKDVLLEHGEQGLYEPLDLEIARCKLMTAGIKGELPGHARRRVATKFVDVARRYYAEQGIQAEVIKLYGAMELAPLMNLADEIVDIVDTGNTLRANGMEPRELIATISTRLVVNKAAMTMKHRQIKPLIERLRAAVVDRQSTAVSN